From a region of the Candidatus Brocadia sp. genome:
- the fabZ gene encoding 3-hydroxyacyl-ACP dehydratase FabZ yields the protein MTVPYPSPRTALPHSYPFLLIDRILDLDEGKRIVCLKNVTINEEFFQGHFKDNPVMPGSLIIEAMAQTSGLMIVKEKSSMAYLGKIKDAKFRKMVVPGDQLIITSSLIDKFPPFYTFEVIASVGSEIVSEAEIILSLS from the coding sequence ATGACAGTTCCCTATCCGTCCCCAAGAACCGCACTACCCCATTCTTACCCGTTTCTCCTGATTGATAGAATACTTGACCTCGACGAAGGCAAACGCATTGTATGTCTGAAGAATGTGACTATTAATGAGGAATTTTTTCAAGGGCATTTCAAGGATAACCCTGTAATGCCTGGGTCCCTTATTATAGAAGCAATGGCACAAACGTCTGGATTGATGATTGTTAAAGAAAAATCAAGTATGGCTTATTTGGGCAAGATAAAAGATGCAAAATTCAGAAAAATGGTTGTGCCTGGTGACCAGCTTATTATTACCTCATCTCTCATTGATAAGTTTCCACCATTTTATACCTTTGAAGTTATTGCATCAGTTGGAAGCGAGATTGTGTCTGAAGCAGAGATAATCCTTTCCTTAAGTTGA
- a CDS encoding class I SAM-dependent methyltransferase, whose protein sequence is MKYVNCNLCNADDTFLVTTQNGYKIVRCKSCGLVYVNPRPDNEALKHLYDEYHQRNGKDVNDWAKLMGKNFKEILLFLNKALPDKGKLLDIGCGYGHFIEIMKQQGWSVYGIDLSPKVLLYAKEKGLDVLETSIDDVSVPDEYFDVVTAFYVLEHVTNPLHVLKNMYKMLKPCGILVLRVPHTTPIIRILSFFRIKNNLYDTPYHLFDYSPEIIIQLLKKAGFSSVKVTPGSPTIPANVFEMIVSVVSGSLSKFLFAISAGKFLLPGISKTIFAFK, encoded by the coding sequence ATGAAATACGTCAATTGCAATCTCTGTAATGCTGATGATACTTTTCTTGTTACAACACAAAATGGTTATAAGATTGTACGATGTAAAAGTTGTGGTCTTGTTTATGTGAATCCCAGACCAGACAACGAGGCGCTAAAGCATCTCTATGATGAATATCACCAGAGAAACGGCAAAGACGTGAACGATTGGGCAAAGCTTATGGGAAAAAATTTTAAGGAGATTTTATTGTTTTTAAACAAAGCGCTTCCAGACAAAGGGAAGCTACTTGATATTGGATGTGGTTACGGACACTTTATCGAGATAATGAAACAGCAAGGATGGTCTGTATATGGAATCGATCTCTCTCCTAAGGTATTGCTCTATGCAAAGGAAAAAGGACTGGATGTATTAGAAACATCCATAGATGACGTATCAGTTCCCGACGAATATTTTGATGTCGTAACGGCATTTTATGTGTTAGAGCATGTGACAAATCCGCTTCATGTCCTCAAAAACATGTATAAAATGCTAAAACCATGTGGAATTCTTGTCTTACGGGTTCCGCACACAACACCGATTATTCGAATTCTTTCGTTTTTCAGAATAAAGAATAATCTTTATGATACCCCCTATCATTTATTTGACTATTCACCAGAAATAATAATTCAACTCCTTAAAAAGGCCGGGTTTTCCTCTGTCAAGGTAACACCGGGAAGCCCGACAATCCCTGCCAATGTATTTGAAATGATAGTTTCTGTGGTTTCGGGAAGTCTTTCTAAATTCCTTTTTGCAATAAGTGCTGGAAAATTTCTCTTACCCGGGATAAGCAAGACCATTTTTGCTTTCAAATAA